In Companilactobacillus allii, one genomic interval encodes:
- a CDS encoding DUF4097 family beta strand repeat-containing protein, with product MNEKIVDLVKEKLSEIFEDYPQTSDIHELAAELKSDLISSAEDKFKDGMSEESAVDKAFDEFGDITDLIDDVMQDDPEENSNEGHHIDINQSGITIDGGDKLKIDKKGVFINKGNSFRADGSGVSINNGKVFRADENGVKVGNMTIDGRGINFEKNKSKVNDTFSKFDESFDHNVDTEIYVETLDLVNEKSFEISDIKRLDISYGFATVKILPSNGDKVILREYMSRNNPDYFARTKVDEGTLKIKQGRFPKFLHLKVRTQILIPKTFLGDMRITSVAGNLYIDGISNMGIIKTTINSGNGYFNNVSVNNFSVKAQSGKIKIKNVKADDLLQLLAHSGAIRIENVLGNEFEIKAHSGSVRGEKLGGSGTIESHSGAVTLSISELTGDLNIDSHSGAVKLNMLTDNYKFDLQAKSGTVRSPEGAILNHDTFDFKDGFIGDNPVHTINARALSGAVKLY from the coding sequence ATGAACGAAAAAATTGTAGATTTAGTAAAAGAAAAACTATCCGAAATATTTGAGGATTACCCCCAAACATCTGATATTCATGAGTTAGCAGCAGAATTGAAATCAGACTTGATCTCCTCAGCAGAAGATAAATTTAAAGATGGAATGTCTGAAGAAAGTGCTGTAGATAAAGCATTTGATGAATTCGGTGATATTACTGACTTGATCGATGATGTGATGCAAGATGATCCTGAAGAAAATAGCAATGAAGGTCATCATATTGATATTAATCAATCCGGTATAACCATTGATGGTGGTGATAAGCTAAAAATCGATAAAAAAGGTGTTTTTATCAATAAAGGTAATTCATTTAGGGCTGATGGTTCTGGAGTATCGATTAACAATGGTAAAGTATTTCGTGCGGATGAAAATGGTGTCAAAGTAGGTAATATGACAATTGATGGCCGTGGAATAAACTTCGAAAAAAATAAAAGTAAAGTTAATGATACATTTTCTAAATTCGATGAGTCATTTGATCACAACGTAGATACAGAGATCTATGTTGAGACGCTTGATCTAGTAAATGAAAAGTCATTTGAAATTTCTGATATTAAAAGACTAGATATCTCATATGGATTCGCTACTGTTAAAATTCTTCCAAGTAATGGTGACAAGGTTATTTTGAGAGAATATATGTCTCGTAATAATCCAGATTACTTTGCTCGAACTAAAGTTGATGAGGGTACACTAAAAATCAAGCAAGGACGTTTTCCTAAGTTCTTACATTTGAAGGTTAGAACTCAGATCCTTATCCCTAAGACATTTTTAGGAGATATGCGCATCACAAGTGTTGCAGGTAATCTTTATATTGATGGTATTAGTAATATGGGCATTATTAAGACAACAATCAATAGTGGAAATGGATACTTCAATAATGTTTCAGTTAATAATTTCTCAGTTAAGGCGCAGTCTGGCAAAATAAAAATCAAAAATGTTAAAGCTGATGATTTATTACAACTGTTAGCTCATAGTGGAGCAATTAGGATCGAAAATGTACTTGGCAATGAGTTTGAAATCAAAGCTCACAGCGGTTCGGTACGTGGAGAAAAGTTAGGCGGTAGTGGTACGATCGAAAGTCATTCAGGTGCAGTCACATTAAGTATTAGTGAACTTACTGGAGATTTAAATATTGATTCTCATAGTGGGGCTGTAAAACTTAACATGCTTACTGATAACTATAAATTTGATCTACAGGCTAAAAGTGGAACGGTCCGTTCACCAGAAGGTGCAATCCTTAATCATGATACTTTTGATTTTAAAGATGGATTTATTGGTGATAACCCAGTTCACACGATTAACGCAAGGGCTTTATCTGGTGCAGTTAAGTTGTACTAA
- a CDS encoding PadR family transcriptional regulator, translating to MKPIISKDIIRGHTTTIVLNILNQNDSYGYEIAKTIKQMSHETYELNEATLYTVFRRLEKNNDIQSYWGDESQGGRRKYYKITEQGKATLKENIKEWNFAKHVIDDLILGRID from the coding sequence ATGAAGCCGATAATTTCTAAAGATATTATTCGTGGTCATACAACGACTATCGTTTTGAATATTTTGAATCAAAATGACAGTTATGGTTATGAAATTGCGAAGACAATTAAACAAATGAGTCATGAGACATATGAATTAAACGAAGCAACATTATATACGGTATTTAGAAGACTTGAGAAAAATAATGATATACAAAGTTATTGGGGCGACGAGAGTCAAGGCGGTCGTCGTAAATATTACAAAATAACTGAGCAAGGTAAAGCAACTTTAAAAGAGAATATAAAAGAATGGAATTTCGCTAAGCACGTAATTGATGATTTGATTCTTGGAAGGATTGATTGA
- a CDS encoding GNAT family N-acetyltransferase: MDLTFKQITEVTADDYELLLDADPYKGIVDEYITRSTVFEVFNVDKLVGIVALLPTRPHTLEIVNIAVAKEQQNLGIGTQILKKMIFAAKTAGYSTLEIGTGSNSYQQLHLYQKLGFRMSWIDKDFFTKNYPKKIIEEFLTFNGFVLKDMVRLTMELKKS, translated from the coding sequence ATGGATTTAACCTTTAAACAGATTACAGAAGTAACCGCAGATGATTACGAATTATTATTGGACGCTGATCCATATAAGGGGATTGTTGATGAATATATTACACGTTCAACTGTATTCGAAGTATTCAATGTTGATAAATTAGTTGGGATCGTGGCCTTATTACCAACAAGACCACATACTTTGGAGATAGTTAATATCGCTGTAGCTAAAGAACAACAAAATCTTGGAATAGGTACACAAATACTTAAAAAAATGATTTTTGCCGCTAAAACAGCAGGATACTCTACATTAGAGATCGGTACTGGAAGTAATTCATATCAACAATTACATCTTTATCAAAAGCTAGGATTTAGAATGTCTTGGATCGATAAAGATTTTTTCACTAAAAATTATCCTAAAAAAATTATTGAAGAGTTTTTAACATTCAATGGTTTTGTCTTAAAAGACATGGTCAGACTAACAATGGAATTAAAAAAGAGTTGA
- a CDS encoding L-lactate permease has product MILVALSAVILPMILLGILNLPATKGMSISAIVVMILGAIFWKMNTKILLASILQAIHKSLPIIWILFGALIMLKTLEHTGAITRINIGFEKLSSDMRVQIILIAYLFGGLIEGVSGFGTPAMVTAPLMIALGFSPIASVTLALIADSTPAAFGAVGTPLTVGLSNVSESTNFLNSIGKSLTSIDLFAGSLMPTMLVFLLIFLFGKSDEPKIKEWIQFIPWTLLIGIFYSVAALLTAMFVGYEFVSILAPFVTIIVAIITIRTKFLIPKSSFNDPWTMKDSTGEKDEKSDMSLLTAWSPYILVVLLLLLSRTIPALKSFMTSFLNLSWTNILGIKGLNSDWEFLYSPGTILTIAVLLGLLIQVKSLKSFIPTSINVIKSMKNTAIALIVTLIMVQVFTNSNFNNANLVSMPMYIAEFVSKYFSAGWIFIAPFLGALGAFVTGSSTVSTLTFAQIQSDIASNANISQQIVLAAQLIGAAAGNMICVHNIVAVSSLVGLSGQEGTILRKTLAPSLLYCLLVGIIGFVFISL; this is encoded by the coding sequence ATGATTTTAGTCGCCTTATCGGCTGTTATTTTACCAATGATATTGTTAGGAATATTAAATCTCCCTGCTACTAAGGGGATGTCTATCAGTGCCATTGTTGTTATGATCCTAGGAGCTATTTTTTGGAAAATGAATACCAAAATACTCTTGGCATCAATCTTACAAGCAATACACAAGTCACTACCAATTATTTGGATACTCTTTGGTGCATTGATTATGCTCAAGACTTTGGAGCACACTGGAGCCATAACCAGAATTAATATTGGTTTTGAAAAGTTGTCATCAGATATGCGTGTTCAAATTATCTTAATCGCGTATCTATTCGGTGGACTAATTGAAGGAGTATCTGGATTTGGAACTCCTGCCATGGTAACTGCACCTTTGATGATAGCCTTAGGATTTTCGCCAATTGCCTCTGTAACCTTAGCTTTAATTGCCGATTCAACGCCTGCTGCATTCGGAGCCGTTGGTACCCCATTAACTGTTGGATTAAGTAATGTTAGTGAGAGTACGAATTTCTTAAATAGTATTGGTAAGAGCTTAACTTCTATAGACTTATTTGCTGGTTCATTAATGCCAACAATGTTGGTATTTCTACTAATTTTTCTATTTGGTAAATCTGACGAACCAAAAATAAAAGAATGGATCCAATTTATTCCATGGACGTTGTTAATAGGTATATTCTATAGCGTAGCAGCCTTATTAACTGCAATGTTTGTCGGTTATGAATTTGTCTCCATCCTGGCACCATTTGTTACCATAATAGTGGCCATCATTACTATTCGTACCAAGTTCTTAATACCCAAATCAAGTTTTAATGATCCTTGGACAATGAAAGATTCCACTGGCGAAAAAGATGAAAAATCTGATATGTCACTTCTAACAGCCTGGTCACCATATATCTTAGTTGTTCTACTATTACTATTATCTAGAACAATACCAGCCTTAAAATCGTTCATGACTTCATTCTTAAATTTATCATGGACAAACATTCTAGGAATCAAGGGACTCAATTCTGATTGGGAGTTCCTATATTCACCAGGAACAATTCTGACCATTGCTGTGTTATTGGGATTATTGATCCAAGTTAAATCTCTAAAAAGCTTCATCCCTACTTCTATCAACGTTATAAAATCAATGAAAAATACTGCGATAGCTTTGATCGTGACGTTGATCATGGTTCAAGTATTTACTAATTCCAATTTCAATAATGCCAATCTGGTAAGTATGCCAATGTATATCGCAGAATTTGTCTCCAAATACTTCTCTGCTGGATGGATCTTTATCGCACCATTCCTTGGAGCGTTGGGTGCCTTTGTTACTGGTAGTTCAACCGTTTCAACCTTGACATTTGCTCAAATTCAATCAGATATTGCAAGTAATGCCAATATTTCACAACAAATCGTATTGGCTGCTCAGTTAATTGGTGCGGCCGCTGGTAACATGATTTGTGTTCACAACATTGTAGCTGTTAGTTCTCTAGTTGGACTAAGTGGCCAAGAAGGTACCATTTTGAGGAAAACATTGGCGCCTTCACTGTTGTATTGTTTATTAGTTGGTATAATCGGATTTGTATTTATATCTCTATAA
- a CDS encoding L-lactate permease: protein MILVALSAVILPMILLGVLNLPATKGMSISAVVVMILGVIFWKMHTKILIASVLQAIHKSLPIIWILFGALVMLKTLEHTGAITRINIGFEKLSSDMRVQTILIAYLFGGLIEGVSGFGTPAMVTAPLMIALGFSPMSSVTLALVADSTPAAFGAVGTPLTVGLSNVNDSTNFLNSVGQSLTQIDLFAGSLMPTMLIFLLVFLFGKNKEPKIKYWLEFLPWTLFLGICYSLIALLSAKLIGYEFVSILSPFTTIIIAIITIKIKLLIPKSSLSDPWTMKQKNNTSAEASDMSLFKAWSPYIIVVIMLLLSRVIKPLKAFLTTFLNLSWRNILGIKNLNSDWEFMYSPGTLLTIAVILGLLIQVKSIKSFIPTGITVIKSMKSTALALIVTLIMVQLFTNSNYNSAHLLSMPMYIASFVSKYFSKGWIFVAPFLGALGSFVTGSATVSTLTFGQIQSDIANNANISKQIVLSAHLIGAAAGNMICVHNIVAVSSLVGMSGKEGAILRKTLTPSLLYCLLVGIVGFVFISIL, encoded by the coding sequence ATGATACTTGTTGCACTATCGGCCGTAATTTTGCCGATGATATTATTAGGTGTATTAAATCTACCTGCTACAAAAGGAATGTCAATCAGTGCTGTAGTAGTTATGATTTTAGGAGTGATTTTTTGGAAGATGCACACTAAGATTTTAATCGCATCGGTTCTTCAGGCAATACATAAATCACTCCCAATTATTTGGATATTATTTGGTGCCTTAGTCATGTTAAAAACATTAGAACATACTGGCGCAATAACTAGAATTAATATTGGCTTCGAAAAACTATCATCCGATATGCGTGTTCAAACCATTCTAATAGCCTATCTATTTGGTGGACTAATTGAAGGTGTGTCTGGATTTGGAACACCAGCCATGGTGACTGCCCCATTGATGATTGCACTGGGCTTTTCACCAATGTCTTCTGTCACACTAGCCTTAGTTGCTGATTCAACACCCGCAGCGTTTGGTGCGGTAGGAACTCCTTTAACTGTTGGACTGAGTAACGTAAATGATTCAACCAACTTTTTAAACAGTGTTGGTCAAAGTCTCACACAAATCGACTTATTTGCTGGTTCACTGATGCCCACAATGTTAATATTCTTACTAGTTTTTTTATTTGGTAAAAATAAAGAGCCCAAAATAAAATATTGGCTAGAATTCTTGCCATGGACACTTTTCTTGGGAATCTGTTATAGTCTCATCGCCCTTTTATCTGCAAAACTTATCGGTTATGAATTTGTATCGATTCTTTCACCATTTACAACCATTATTATCGCAATTATTACTATTAAAATTAAATTATTAATACCGAAATCAAGCTTGTCAGATCCTTGGACAATGAAACAAAAAAATAACACATCAGCTGAAGCCTCTGATATGTCACTATTTAAAGCATGGTCACCATATATTATCGTGGTCATTATGTTATTGCTATCTCGTGTTATCAAACCATTAAAGGCATTTTTAACTACTTTTTTGAATCTGTCATGGAGAAATATTCTAGGAATTAAAAACCTCAACTCTGATTGGGAATTCATGTATTCCCCGGGAACTCTTTTAACAATAGCCGTAATATTGGGGCTATTGATCCAAGTTAAGTCAATAAAAAGTTTTATTCCAACCGGAATAACAGTTATTAAATCAATGAAATCTACTGCACTTGCCTTGATCGTTACATTGATCATGGTTCAACTTTTTACAAACTCCAATTACAATAGCGCTCACTTATTAAGTATGCCTATGTACATTGCTAGTTTTGTCTCAAAATACTTCTCAAAAGGATGGATCTTTGTTGCACCTTTCCTTGGTGCTTTAGGTTCATTTGTCACTGGTAGTGCAACCGTTTCGACTTTAACCTTTGGACAGATCCAATCCGATATTGCTAATAATGCCAATATCTCCAAACAAATTGTTTTGTCTGCTCATTTAATTGGTGCCGCTGCTGGTAACATGATCTGTGTTCACAATATTGTTGCCGTTAGTTCCCTAGTTGGCATGAGTGGAAAAGAAGGAGCCATACTGAGAAAGACATTGACTCCATCTTTACTATATTGCCTATTAGTTGGTATTGTTGGCTTCGTATTTATTTCAATTCTTTGA
- a CDS encoding quinone-dependent dihydroorotate dehydrogenase: MDLYKLARPLIFSIDPEKDHHLVANGLKIFNKNPKILRKMFYTKKRPNLSVTIKNLTFDSPIGIAAGFDKKAEFYNSLGALGAGFVEVGSVTKKAQAGNKKKRVFRLPEDKAIINRMGLNNDGIKITKDRLKNQPANDVKIGLSIAPSHGLNDTGKVLEMIESVKEIHDQADYIALNISCPNQKGVATLQHVELLTQILTGIKELNIDEPVFCKFGNDIDTNELIATLHSVENLLDGVILTNTSGMKRDNLVSIDKKENGGLSGKPLFETSIAMTKLVHEQFPHMPIIYSGGVFTPEDAKTALKSGASLVEVYTGFIYNGPTMIERINRSLSEEQMIKELK; the protein is encoded by the coding sequence ATGGACTTATATAAACTTGCAAGACCGCTTATTTTTTCAATTGATCCAGAAAAGGACCATCATCTGGTAGCCAATGGATTAAAAATATTCAATAAGAATCCCAAAATTTTACGTAAAATGTTTTATACTAAGAAACGTCCTAACTTAAGCGTTACAATTAAGAACTTAACTTTTGATTCACCAATTGGAATTGCAGCTGGATTTGATAAAAAAGCTGAATTCTACAATAGCCTTGGAGCACTTGGAGCCGGGTTCGTCGAAGTGGGTAGTGTCACTAAAAAAGCTCAAGCTGGGAATAAGAAGAAGCGAGTTTTTCGTCTTCCTGAAGATAAGGCTATTATTAATCGAATGGGTTTAAATAATGATGGAATAAAAATCACAAAAGATAGATTAAAAAATCAACCAGCTAATGATGTGAAGATTGGCCTAAGTATTGCACCTAGTCATGGATTGAATGATACTGGAAAAGTTCTTGAAATGATTGAAAGTGTAAAAGAAATCCATGATCAAGCCGATTATATTGCTTTGAATATTAGTTGTCCTAATCAAAAAGGAGTTGCAACACTGCAACATGTTGAACTTTTAACACAAATATTAACTGGTATTAAAGAACTGAATATTGATGAGCCAGTATTTTGTAAGTTTGGTAATGATATTGATACTAATGAGTTAATAGCTACACTACATTCGGTAGAGAATTTATTAGATGGAGTTATTTTAACTAATACAAGTGGTATGAAACGAGATAATCTTGTTTCAATTGATAAAAAAGAAAATGGTGGTCTTAGTGGTAAGCCGTTATTTGAAACTTCAATTGCTATGACAAAATTAGTTCATGAACAATTCCCTCATATGCCAATTATTTATTCGGGTGGTGTGTTTACACCAGAAGATGCGAAAACTGCTCTAAAGTCTGGGGCAAGCTTAGTTGAGGTCTATACAGGTTTCATTTATAACGGACCAACTATGATTGAACGTATTAATCGTTCTCTATCTGAAGAACAAATGATCAAAGAATTGAAATAA
- the pyrE gene encoding orotate phosphoribosyltransferase, whose amino-acid sequence MDKTKVSNNIASELLSIKAVTLSPKKPFVWASGINAPIYTDNRLTIAYPDFRQKIAEDLSDLIKEVYPDVEVIGGVATAGIPHATGVSNILNLPLNYVRSQPKDHGKKGQIEGRCQKGDKVVLIDDLISTGGSILKAVEAVRQAGAEVIGTAAIFSYNLPESTKNFDDAKTKLVTLTDYPTMIEVAQKQDYVEESDMELLRQWYKEPESWGK is encoded by the coding sequence ATGGATAAAACTAAAGTATCAAATAATATTGCAAGTGAGTTGTTGAGTATAAAGGCAGTAACACTTAGTCCTAAGAAACCGTTCGTCTGGGCAAGTGGAATCAATGCACCAATATATACAGACAATAGATTAACAATTGCATATCCAGATTTTCGTCAAAAAATAGCTGAAGATCTATCTGATTTGATAAAAGAAGTTTATCCAGATGTTGAGGTTATAGGTGGTGTAGCGACCGCAGGAATTCCTCATGCCACTGGTGTTTCTAATATTTTGAATCTACCTCTAAATTATGTTCGTTCTCAACCTAAAGATCATGGTAAAAAAGGTCAAATTGAAGGGCGCTGTCAAAAAGGTGACAAAGTCGTGTTAATTGATGACTTGATTTCAACTGGTGGTAGTATTTTGAAAGCTGTTGAAGCAGTTAGACAAGCTGGAGCAGAAGTCATTGGTACAGCCGCAATATTTTCTTATAATTTACCTGAAAGTACAAAGAATTTCGATGATGCTAAAACAAAATTAGTAACACTCACAGATTATCCAACCATGATAGAAGTTGCTCAAAAACAAGATTACGTTGAAGAAAGTGACATGGAATTATTAAGACAGTGGTATAAAGAACCAGAAAGTTGGGGCAAATAA
- the pyrF gene encoding orotidine-5'-phosphate decarboxylase, which yields MKKPVIVALDFADDFECIEFLSQFPKNDELFVKIGLEMFCQFGYPFVRSLRNRGYNIFLDLKLHDIPNTVRRTCEMISKWDVQMLTVHASGGAEMIAAAKSGLDGSGTKLLAVTQLTSLGQVELANELQVPLKSQDYVTHLAKLAFNNGADGVISSALEVPLIKEATSKDFLCITPGIRPKSAQVGDQKRVATPAKARVLGSDGIVVGRPITQASNGFIAYQNISKEWNK from the coding sequence ATGAAAAAACCTGTTATAGTTGCGTTAGATTTTGCTGATGATTTTGAATGTATTGAATTCTTAAGTCAATTTCCCAAGAATGATGAGTTATTTGTCAAGATTGGCTTGGAAATGTTTTGTCAATTTGGTTATCCCTTTGTTAGAAGCTTGAGAAATCGTGGATACAATATATTTTTGGATTTGAAACTTCATGACATACCCAATACCGTTCGTAGGACTTGTGAGATGATTTCTAAGTGGGATGTACAAATGTTGACGGTTCATGCCAGTGGTGGTGCTGAAATGATTGCTGCCGCAAAAAGTGGCCTTGATGGATCAGGCACAAAGTTACTAGCAGTTACACAATTGACATCACTTGGACAAGTTGAACTGGCAAATGAATTACAAGTTCCGTTAAAATCACAAGATTATGTTACACATTTAGCAAAATTGGCCTTTAATAATGGTGCTGATGGAGTTATTTCATCAGCTCTAGAGGTTCCATTAATAAAAGAAGCAACTAGTAAGGATTTTCTATGTATTACTCCAGGTATCAGACCGAAATCTGCTCAAGTAGGAGATCAAAAGCGTGTTGCAACACCGGCCAAGGCGAGAGTTTTGGGTAGTGATGGAATCGTGGTCGGACGTCCAATTACACAAGCAAGTAATGGATTTATTGCATATCAAAATATTTCTAAGGAGTGGAATAAATAA
- a CDS encoding dihydroorotase, whose translation MKLIKNANLLYDNKLIKKNLVIENGKLKKITSQIDNKITEVIDAKNNLVTPGLVDVHVHFREPGQVHKETIKTGSEAAAHGGFTTVGAMPNVIPVPDNVEKFEHQVKLNERSKVKIVQYAPVTLDEISDQLSPIEKLSNAGAFAFSNDGHGIANAKTMFDAMERISQLNSHLAAHVEDQNLFNKGVINSGKTATRLGLPAIQRVAETSQLARDLLLAKETGVHYHVCHISTKDSVELIRIAKDAGINVSCEVTPHHLLLSDEDILTDDANFKMNPPLRSETDREALIAGVLDGTIDMIATDHAPHAKDEKNKGFLKSAFGITGIETSFPLMYTLFVQSGLMNVERLISLMSTRPAKIFNLNAGTIEIGKTADLSIIDLNDEYFFNKSDFLSKGLNTPFTGADWKVSGRIKQTYVNGEKIY comes from the coding sequence ATAAAATTAATAAAAAACGCCAATCTGCTTTACGATAATAAGTTAATTAAAAAAAATCTCGTAATTGAAAATGGAAAATTAAAAAAAATCACTTCACAAATTGATAACAAAATAACTGAAGTAATTGATGCAAAGAACAACCTTGTCACTCCGGGGTTAGTCGATGTTCATGTTCATTTTAGAGAACCTGGACAAGTTCATAAAGAAACAATCAAAACTGGTAGTGAGGCAGCGGCACATGGTGGATTTACCACTGTTGGAGCAATGCCAAATGTTATACCAGTACCGGACAATGTTGAAAAGTTTGAACATCAAGTTAAATTAAATGAACGGTCAAAAGTTAAAATCGTTCAATATGCACCAGTGACCTTGGATGAAATATCGGACCAATTGAGTCCAATCGAAAAACTTTCTAATGCCGGAGCATTCGCATTTTCAAATGATGGCCATGGTATAGCAAATGCCAAAACCATGTTTGATGCTATGGAAAGAATATCCCAATTAAATAGCCATCTAGCAGCACACGTTGAAGATCAAAATTTATTCAATAAAGGTGTAATAAATAGTGGTAAAACAGCTACAAGACTGGGTTTACCAGCAATACAACGAGTTGCTGAAACATCACAACTTGCTAGAGATTTGTTATTAGCCAAAGAAACTGGCGTACATTATCACGTTTGCCATATTTCAACAAAAGATAGTGTCGAATTAATAAGGATTGCTAAAGATGCCGGGATAAATGTTAGTTGTGAAGTTACACCACATCATTTGTTGTTGAGTGATGAAGATATATTAACTGATGATGCTAATTTCAAGATGAATCCACCACTTAGATCAGAAACCGATCGTGAAGCGTTAATTGCCGGTGTGCTGGATGGAACGATTGATATGATTGCTACTGATCATGCACCGCATGCAAAGGATGAGAAGAACAAGGGATTCTTAAAAAGTGCTTTTGGAATCACAGGAATAGAGACTTCATTTCCTTTGATGTACACGTTATTTGTGCAAAGTGGCTTGATGAATGTAGAGAGATTAATAAGTCTTATGTCTACTAGACCAGCAAAGATATTTAATTTGAACGCAGGAACAATTGAGATTGGAAAAACTGCAGATCTTTCAATTATAGATTTAAATGATGAGTATTTTTTCAATAAGAGTGACTTCCTATCTAAAGGATTAAATACACCATTTACGGGTGCAGATTGGAAAGTTTCTGGTCGAATTAAACAGACATATGTAAATGGAGAAAAGATATATTAA
- a CDS encoding aspartate carbamoyltransferase catalytic subunit: protein MKNILSMSQLTNNEVYDLMETAIDFKAGKESDIGLDKFAINLFFENSTRTKSSFQVAEMKLGMKEIMFDASTSSVTKGESLYDTVKTVESIGASVAVIRHPQDKYYEKLINDNMKIHIINGGDGTGQHPSQSLLDLMTIYEHFGHFEGLKVGIIGDLSHSRVAHSNAEILTRLGADVSFGGLDSWYTDEFKPIGSHMSVDELCQEMDVVMLLRVQHERLSAEENEEFSKEDYFNKYGLDMRRVNMMKSDAMIMHPAPINRGVEIASDVVECNKSYIFQQMQNGVFVRMAMIEAVLQGDNVDNKINKKRQSALR, encoded by the coding sequence ATGAAAAATATACTTTCAATGTCACAATTAACAAACAATGAGGTCTACGACCTTATGGAAACAGCAATTGATTTTAAAGCTGGGAAGGAATCAGATATTGGATTAGACAAATTTGCGATTAATTTGTTTTTTGAAAATAGTACTAGAACAAAATCAAGTTTCCAAGTTGCTGAAATGAAGTTAGGTATGAAGGAGATCATGTTTGATGCATCTACTTCATCAGTAACAAAGGGTGAAAGTTTATACGATACAGTTAAAACGGTTGAAAGTATTGGTGCCAGTGTTGCAGTCATCAGGCATCCACAAGATAAGTATTACGAGAAACTTATCAATGATAATATGAAAATCCACATTATCAACGGTGGTGATGGAACAGGTCAACATCCCTCACAATCACTACTAGATTTAATGACAATTTATGAGCATTTTGGACATTTTGAAGGATTAAAAGTTGGAATCATTGGTGATCTAAGTCATTCACGTGTTGCACATTCTAATGCTGAAATATTGACTAGACTTGGTGCAGATGTAAGTTTCGGTGGTTTAGATTCATGGTACACAGATGAGTTCAAGCCAATTGGTTCGCATATGAGTGTTGATGAACTTTGTCAGGAAATGGACGTCGTAATGTTACTCAGAGTTCAACATGAAAGATTAAGCGCTGAGGAAAATGAAGAATTCTCAAAAGAAGATTATTTCAATAAATACGGATTAGATATGCGTCGAGTTAATATGATGAAATCAGATGCCATGATCATGCATCCAGCCCCAATTAATCGCGGTGTAGAAATTGCCAGTGATGTTGTTGAATGCAATAAATCTTATATTTTCCAACAAATGCAAAATGGAGTATTTGTAAGAATGGCTATGATCGAAGCTGTATTGCAAGGAGATAACGTTGACAATAAAATTAATAAAAAACGCCAATCTGCTTTACGATAA